From Rutidosis leptorrhynchoides isolate AG116_Rl617_1_P2 chromosome 3, CSIRO_AGI_Rlap_v1, whole genome shotgun sequence, a single genomic window includes:
- the LOC139899091 gene encoding ubiquitin-conjugating enzyme E2 28-like yields MASKRILKELKDLQKDPPTSCSAGPVAEDMFHWQATIMGPSDSPYSGGVFLVSIHFPPDYPFKPPKVAFRTKVFHPNINSNGSICLDILKEQWSPALTISKVLLSICSLLTDPNPDDPLVPEIAHMYKTDKSKYEGTARSWTQKYAMG; encoded by the exons ATGGCATCGAAACGTATTTTGAAGGAGCTAAAGGATTTGCAGAAAGATCCTCCCACTTCATGTAGCGCCG GTCCTGTTGCCGAGGACATGTTCCATTGGCAAGCTACAATAATGGGGCCTTCGGATAGCCCATACTCTGGTGGCGTTTTTCTAGTTTCAATTCATTTTCCCCCTGACTATCCTTTCAAGCCCCCTAAG GTTGCCTTTAGGACGAAGGTCTTCCATCCGAATATCAACAGCAATGGTAGCATATGCTTAGATATCCTTAAGGAACAATGGAGTCCAGCACTAACAATCTCTAAG GTGTTACTCTCCATCTGCTCCCTTTTAACTGACCCGAACCCTGATGATCCCTTGGTACCCGAGATTGCTCATATGTACAAGACTGACAAGTCCAAATACGAAGGCACTGCTCGTAGCTGGACACAGAAGTACGCCATGGGCTGA